A stretch of Babesia bigemina genome assembly Bbig001, chromosome : V DNA encodes these proteins:
- a CDS encoding -Mediator of RNA polymerase II transcription subunit 6, which produces MSAPAAAFQLPASGHEGDNEFINEYESECQCEFLDPRFLAITALDSEQAALEYFYQSPFYMKYRERALNENLRAGHAVDSQQVGLMFQVTYSNLEDINEPLKQLPPMDEMARIQHYSNAAVFHITLFQRNLGQNGVTATPMKVWPFSRFALPAQQVYYIIQGSIFMCPPFGSLIRHRLHQSIEHFEKFYDTLNDISKWSATNGYSWEPKPKALDPQIKQLCEKYGFQEEQREDYIKDGNMHVFFLKPQEHTAHRVAYDEMRILARRLELAHQVPVPEEAVSDMPTEPAPAYGTADNVTQ; this is translated from the exons ATGAGTGCTCCCGCGGCAGCATTTCAGTTGCCGGCCTCCGGCCATGAAG GTGACAACGAATTCATCAACGAGTACGAATCGGAGTGCCAATGCGAGTTTTTGGACCCGCGATTTCTGGCCATTACGGCTCTGGATTCTGAGCAGGCGGCGCTTGAGTATTTCTACCAGAGCCCCTTCTACATGAAGTACCGCGAAAGAGCGCTCAACGAGAACCTGCGTGCCGGCCATGCTGTGGACAG CCAGCAGGTGGGCCTGATGTTCCAGGTCACGTACAGTAACCTCGAGGACATCAACGAGCCGCTGAAACAGCTGCCGCCGATGGATGAGATGGCGCGCATCCAGCACTACTCCAATGCGGCCGTGTTCCACATCACGCTCTTCCAGAGGAACCTCGGGCAGAACGGGGTGACGGCCACGCCCATGAAGGTATGGCCATTCTCGCGGTTCGCATTACCCGCCCAACAGGTGTACTACATCATCCAAGGGTCTATTTTCATGTGCCCCCCGTTCGGATCGCTCATACGCCACCGTCTTCACCAGTCGATCGAGCATTTCGAGAAGTTTTACGATACGCTCAACGACATCAGCAAGTGGTCCGCGACCAACGGCTACTCGTGGGAACCGAAGCCAAAAGCGCTGGACCCGCAGATAAAGCAGCTCTGCGAGAAGTACGGATTCCAGGAGGAACAACGCGAAGACTACATTAaagatg GCAATATGCACGTTTTCTTCCTGAAACCGCAGGAACACACCGCCCATCGTGTTGCCTACGACGAAATGCGTATACTCGCCCGGCGGCTTGAGCTCGCACACCAGGTACCCGTGCCGGAGGAAGCGGTGTCGGACATGCCAACGGAACCAGCGCCTGCCTACGGTACCGCGGATAACGTCACCCAGTGA
- a CDS encoding phospholipid-translocating P-type ATPase, putative yields MRYVTVNDRQSTHFCSNNVKTTKYTLYNFPIKNLLEQLHEPSNLYFVFIAILQLIPRISSTHGIPVMLLPLSIVMLGNAIKDAYEDYRRYLADNEVNNSIAQVAVHPQLTKMEKAIRTIPTNEAPRRSFITKAVADDKIIYKRWHEVEVGEVIVVQNGDTIPADIVLIGSSEINGVAFVETGCLDGESTLKKKEAVLRAADHLTRDLDTALKRFKDIKGSINCEPPNQHLITFDGSLTYQISAGVDAPLEDGSCGSDGAPAPSARNRAETAGSEATETSITLLQLLLRGCKLRNTAWAMGIVIYTGHETKIYKNIPKTPHKVSNLNRIMVKLTFIVWMFQIALCSVAALWTVYRHSHGLDRALPYLQGEDEDYGLFRVFVISFFSWIAISATFVPISTIVSMNLARIAQAFFIHYDTDMYYDEINMHAAARTTSLNEDLGQVHYLFSDKTGTLTCNKMVFRKFSVAGRSYGKGYTDIRRFVLSRQGAILEPEPENPLYDKESHVNLVDDDLFKHLKNPSDPRHTHLVELFMHMICNNGVLTDATASGEVTYNSQSPDELCFVHAARFAEFKLVDKTSNSITMTVFGRKMKVRTLAMIEFDYFRRCSSAIIAFPKDPTTNLEDKDLNKFRIVLFCKGGDNVIMGKLKCKSEVDNVTASYCDQFSRDGLRTLVFAKRELTTAEFMEWNEKYIEAQADILNREKSVSMCASLIEQDLVLQGVTGIEDKLQDGVGETIELLGAAGIKVWMLTGDNLETAINIGIATNLLRVFSQRIDLHSAACATDELHAKVREWLARVKEDPGSVSHRCVVIDGIATAELTKDEIVEEFVELCTYCHSAICCRMTPAHKGLFVGLFKRKLGTVMMAIGDGGNDCNMIQTADVGIGLKGKEGMQAFNVSDYGIGQFRFLTPLILNHGRNCYRRLAKSVAYMFYKNITLIMPIFFYGYTSLFSAQRILLEVLVALYNVCFTGINVILVGSIDRDIDKTLSYRYPHLYQLGQKNYYLNAKVFLGWLFNSFFHALIIFLMMNFGLNDRYTIPSSDGLPLTSPQLGIGMLLIVMIVVSCKLIMETWYYTRLTTATYLFSFFNFFLSIYVISLSSKLGSGLLGGAMNLLSNGRFWIVLVASTAASLYRDYLMKVVHYSFLPHYYQYVQRKEYLANKLDSFRDG; encoded by the exons ATGCGGTACGTTACCGTTAACGACCGGCAGTCCACACACTTCTGCTCGAACAATGTGAAGACGACCAAGTACACACTCTACAACTTCCCAATCAAGAACCTACTGGAGCAGCTACATGAGCCGTCGAACCTCTACTTCGTGTTTATCGCCATATTACAGCTCATCCCCAGG ATATCTTCCACCCATGGCATACCCGTCATGCTGCTGCCGCTCTCCATTGTCATGCTCGGAAATGCCATCAAAGACGCCTACGAGGACTACCGGCGCTACCTCGCTGACAACGAGGTCAACAACAGCATCGCGCAAGTGGCCGTTCACCCGCAGCTGACTAAAATGGAAAAGGCGATACGTACGATCCCCACAAATGAGGCGCCCAGACGGTCCTTCATCACCAAGGCCGTTGCTGACGACAAAATAATTTACAAAAGGTGGCACGAGGTTGAGGTGGGCGAGGTCATTGTGGTTCAAAACGGTGACACAATTCCCGCCGATATTGTACTTATCGGTTCGTCGGAAATCAACGGAGTCGCGTTCGTGGAGACGGGGTGCCTGGACGGAGAGAGCACGCTCAAGAAAAAGGAGGCAGTGTTGAGGGCTGCGGACCACCTCACCCGAGACCTGGATACGGCCCTAAAGCGTTTCAAGGACATAAAGGGCAGCATTAATTGCGAGCCTCCGAATCAACACCTGATCACGTTTGATGGGTCGTTGACGTATCAAATTTCCGCTGGCGTGGATGCGCCGCTTGAGGACGGGTCATGTGGTAGCGACGGAGCGCCCGCCCCTTCGGCCAGAAACCGTGCCGAGACAGCCGGCTCCGAGGCGACCGAAACATCGATAacccttctgcagctgctcctcAGAGGATGCAAATTGCGCAACACTGCGTGGGCAATGGGCATCGTTATATACACGGGTCATGAGACTAAGATTTACAAGAACATCCCCAAAACGCCACACAAAGTGAGCAACCTGAATCGAATCATGGTTAAACTCACGTTCATCGTGTGGATGTTCCAAATCGCACTGTGTTCGGTGGCTGCGCTGTGGACCGTGTACAGACACAGCCACGGTCTGGATCGTGCCCTGCCGTACCTGCAAGGAGAGGATGAGGATTATGGATTGTTCCGCGTGTTCGTGATATCGTTCTTCTCCTGGATTGCCATATCGGCCACGTTTGTGCCCATCAGCACCATCGTGAGCATGAACCTCGCTAGGATTGCTCAGGCCTTTTTCATCCACTATGACACCGACATGTATTATGACGAGATCAACATGCACGCTGCAGCCCGTACGACGTCGCTGAACGAGGACCTGGGGCAGGTGCACTACCTGTTCTCGGACAAGACCGGAACTCTAACGTGCAACAAGATGGTCTTCCGAAAGTTCTCCGTTGCCGGGAGGTCCTACGGCAAGGGCTACACCGACATTCGAAGGTTCGTTCTCAGCAGGCAGGGCGCGATATTGGAGCCGGAGCCCGAGAACCCGCTGTACGACAAGGAGTCCCACGTGAACCTGGTGGACGACGACCTCTTTAAGCACCTCAAGAACCCCAGTGACCCAAGACACACTCACTTGGTGGAGTTATTCATGCACATGATCTGCAACAACGGCGTGCTCACGGATGCGACGGCATCGGGAGAGGTGACGTACAATTCACAAAGTCCTGATGAGCTGTGTTTCGTACATGCTGCGCGTTTTGCTGAGTTCAAGCTCGTCGACAAAACCAGCAACTCGATCACCATGACGGTGTTTGGCCGGAAGATGAAAGTGCGTACGCTAGCGATGATAGAATTCGATTACTTCCGCCGATGCAGCTCTGCCATCATTGCGTTCCCGAAGGACCCCACGACCAACCTGGAGGACAAGGACCTCAACAAGTTCAGGATCGTGCTGTTCTGCAAAGGAGGCGACAACGTCATTATGGGCAAACTGAAATGCAAAAGCGAGGTTGACAACGTGACTGCGTCCTACTGCGACCAGTTCTCCCGTGACGGACTACGCACGCTGGTGTTCGCGAAGAGAGAGCTCACCACAGCCGAGTTCATGGAATGGAACGAAAAGTACATTGAAGCGCAGGCCGACATTCTAAACCGGGAGAAGTCGGTGTCGATGTGCGCCTCGCTCATCGAGCAGGACCTCGTGCTCCAAGGCGTCACAGGCATTGAGGATAAGCTGCAGGACGGCGTCGGGGAAACCATCGAACTCTTGGGTGCCGCTGGGATCAAGGTCTGGATGCTCACGGGAGACAACCTGGAGACCGCTATCAACATCGGCATCGCCACCAACCTGCTCAGGGTCTTCTCGCAGCGCATAGATTTGCACTCGGCTGCGTGCGCGACGGATGAACTGCACGCTAAGGTCCGCGAGTGGCTCGCCAGGGTGAAAGAGGATCCAGGGAGCGTCTCCCACAGGTGCGTCGTGATCGACGGCATAGCGACCGCGGAGCTCACCAAGGACGAAATCGTGGAGGAGTTTGTCGAACTGTGCACGTATTGCCACTCCGCCATTTGCTGCCGTATGACCCCAGCGCACAAGGGTCTCTTCGTCGGTCTGTTCAAGCGGAAGCTAGGTACCGTGATGATGGCCATCGGTGATGGCGGCAACGACTGCAACATGATCCAGACGGCCGATGTCGGCATCGGCCTCAAGGGCAAGGAGGGCATGCAGGCGTTCAACGTGTCCGACTACGGCATCGGGCAGTTCCGGTTCCTGACGCCCCTGATTCTCAACCACGGCCGCAACTGCTACCGTCGCCTGGCCAAAAGCGTGGCTTACATGTTTTACAAAAACATCACGCTCATCATGCCCATCTTCTTCTACGGCTACACCTCGCTGTTCAGTGCCCAGCGTATTCTGCTCGAGGTTTTGGTTGCGCTCTACAACGTCTGCTTCACTGGCATCAACGTCATCCTGGTGGGGTCCATTGACCGCGACATCGACAAGACGCTGAGCTACAGGTATCCGCACCTATACCAACTCGGGCAGAAGAACTACTACCTGAACGCGAAGGTGTTCCTCGGGTGGCTTTTCAACAGCTTCTTCCACGCGCTGATCATTTTCTTGATGATGAACTTCGGCCTCAACGACCGCTACACCATCCCCAGCAGCGATGGGCTGCCGCTCACCAGCCCGCAGCTGGGTATCGGCATGCTGCTCATTGTGATGATCGTGGTGAGCTGCAAGCTCATCATGGAAACGTGGTACTACACTCGTCTAACTACCGCGACGTACCTTTTCAGCttcttcaacttcttcCTTTCCATCTACGTCATATCGCTGTCCAGCAAGCTCGGGAGCGGACTGCTCGGTGGTGCCATGAACCTGCTTTCGAACGGGCGTTTTTGGATAGTGTTGGTGGCCTCCACCGCGGCGTCGCTCTATCGCGACTATCTGATGAAGGTGGTGCACTACTCGTTCTTGCCCCACTACTACCAGTACGTCCAGCGCAAGGAGTACCTCGCCAACAAGCTGGACTCTTTCCGTGATGGATAA
- a CDS encoding translation factor Sua5, putative — MADSVAADRPTKLLLDDDPVPKLEMLKRHLMTPGGLIAMPTETVYGLAANGLCETSVRRIFEVKGRPLTDPVILHVPRFEDALCNIFDADLSDACMILTLAERFAPGPMTLITRGRTSIPSVVSANTGFPAVRCPNHPVAQMILRHVGVPLAAPSANKFGHISPTSTEHVLSEFNDVPMLVVEGGKCNLGLESTVIKVEPTDGDVRADEFLREHNATYAHLQAVISVIAQEPLKLQEMRDELVGRCAMSDGMPSSLPGALIDYLIAKSGLPRKVTILRPGFVTQADVAKLFASSVFGNVEVGCRAVYAKADELCDSPGTSLTHYAPSVPTYLVCKKQTSGGTCIDPQCIVMIDVGGVLREHYGQFLHYMPLVEGDETVARELYGSLREAERVALQFNGTGHQSGNHSNKANPTAVIVVNYPHGQTELSTTLRDRLVRASSGRTISYCLGSGTPQFHI; from the coding sequence ATGGCTGATTCTGTTGCCGCAGATCGGCCCACAAAGCTGCTGCTTGACGATGATCCTGTACCGAAGCTAGAGATGCTGAAGCGTCACCTGATGACACCAGGTGGCCTCATAGCCATGCCAACTGAAACTGTGTACGGGTTGGCAGCCAATGGCTTATGTGAAACGTCGGTACGTCGGATTTTCGAAGTGAAAGGAAGGCCTCTTACGGACCCTGTCATCCTACATGTGCCGAGATTTGAAGATGCGTTGTGTAACATATTCGACGCCGACCTCAGCGACGCGTGCATGATCCTTACCCTGGCAGAAAGGTTCGCACCGGGTCCAATGACACTAATCACACGAGGGAGGACTTCCATTCCATCCGTGGTGTCCGCGAACACTGGGTTCCCTGCGGTGCGGTGCCCCAACCACCCCGTTGCGCAGATGATTCTCCGGCACGTGGGCGTCCCACTCGCCGCACCCTCCGCGAACAAGTTTGGTCACATAAGTCCTACTTCTACGGAGCACGTCCTTTCGGAGTTCAATGATGTTCCCATGCTTGTTGTAGAAGGAGGCAAGTGTAACTTGGGGTTGGAATCCACCGTTATAAAAGTGGAGCCAACTGATGGAGACGTGAGAGCGGACGAGTTCTTGCGCGAGCATAATGCAACCTATGCGCACCTGCAGGCTGTGATCTCCGTGATTGCTCAAGAGCCGCTAAAGTTACAAGAGATGCGCGACGAACTTGTCGGACGATGTGCGATGTCGGATGGCATGCCATCCAGCCTACCCGGTGCACTGATCGATTACCTTATCGCAAAGTCCGGTCTTCCTCGGAAGGTCACCATCCTGCGCCCGGGGTTCGTCACTCAGGCTGACGTTGCGAAGCTGTTTGCCTCTTCGGTCTTTGGCAACGTGGAAGTTGGCTGCAGGGCCGTGTATGCAAAGGCAGACGAACTCTGCGATTCACCTGGCACAAGCCTGACACACTATGCGCCGTCGGTGCCAACCTATCTGGTTTGCAAAAAACAGACATCCGGTGGGACGTGCATCGACCCGCAGTGCATCGTTATGATTGACGTCGGAGGCGTGCTTAGGGAACACTATGGCCAGTTTTTGCACTATATGCCACTAGTTGAAGGTGATGAGACAGTAGCACGCGAACTTTATGGCTCACTGCGCGAGGCGGAGAGGGTGGCTCTGCAATTTAACGGTACCGGTCACCAAAGCGGAAATCATTCCAACAAGGCGAACCCTACCGCTGTAATCGTCGTTAACTATCCACACGGCCAAACCGAATTGAGTACTACACTTCGTGACCGTCTAGTTCGCGCATCTTCTGGCAGGACCATTAGCTATTGCTTAGGATCTGGAACACCCCAGTTCCACATATAA
- a CDS encoding DEAD/DEAH box helicase, putative: protein MKKETPGVAEAAPKPSRRVYVPPSRRNQIDGSGNNTSAFASNNRGDNRTARSFNEENRRNILDPAGTSGNAGSYQRRDRFGDRSAIGQRDRGSYPSPWATRNGRRYQKESEEEVFGDMETCTHAGINFGSYENIPVEMTGNKSNTIQPVEDFENGIHELLMVNIRRVNYTRPTPIQKHSIPVIMAGRDLMACAQTGSGKTAAFLLPICTAMLRDGPPEASSYGNRIAMPVCLVLSPTRELAMQTFNEARKFIYATGIRAVVLYGGSEVRKQLLDLERGCDICVATPGRLADFIERCKVELKCVKYLVLDEADRMLDMGFAPQIRNIVNNRSMPQVGRQTVMFSATFPKEIQQLARDFLHDYLYLAVGRVGSTNEFIRQRLLYADEEQKNRYLIKLLRENANGLVLIFVETKRRADTIEAFLLRENFMAVNIHGDRSQQDREEALRLFKTGERPILVATDVAARGLDINNITHVINCDLPSNIDDYVHRIGRTGRAGNVGIATSLVNETNRGILRDLLALLEESNQEVPQWFQKMVTAQAFSSGGRDHGKRSSGGKFSRQFVSRDVRGHAESVTFNQGTKGRGNSGYSQQNKNSAFHEADDEWW from the exons ATGAAAAAAGAAACTCCTGGCGTAGCTGAAGCTGCTCCGAAGCCGAGCAGGAGAGTGTATGTCCCACCCAGCCGTCGCAATCAGatcgacggcagtgggaaCAACACCAGCGCCTTCGCCAGCAACAACCGCGGAGACAACAGGACCGCGCGCAGCTTCA ATGAAGAAAACCGCAGGAACATCTTAGACCCGGCCGGGACCAGCGGCAACGCTGGCTCCTACCAGCGCCGCGACCGTTTCGGCGACCGTTCTGCCATCGGTCAGCGCGACAGAGGCTCGTACCCGTCACCTTGGGCAACTAGAAATGGGCGGAGGTACCAGAAGGAGTCGGAAGAAGAAGTGTTCGGGGACATGGAGACCTGCACTCACGCGGGCATCAACTTCGGCTCGTACGAGAATATCCCGGTCGAAATGACCGGTAACAAATCCAACACCATCCAGCCCGTAGAAGATTTTGAAAATGGCATTCATGAGTTGCTCATGGTCAACATCCGCCGCGTTAACTACACGAGGCCGACACCGATCCAGAAGCATTCCATCCCAGTTATCATGGCGGGGCGCGACCTTATGGCGTGCGCACAGACTGGTTCCGGGAAAACGGCGGCGTTCTTGTTGCCCATTTGCACAGCCATGCTTAGAGACGGGCCCCCTGAGGCCAGCTCATACGGCAACCGCATTGCCATGCCGGTGTGTCTAGTGCTGTCGCCCACTCGTGAGTTGGCGATGCAGACATTCAATGAGGCGCGCAAGTTCATCTACGCCACAGGGATTCGTGCTGTGGTGTTGTATGGAGGTAGCGAAGTTCGCAAACAGCTACTCGATTTGGAGCGCGGCTGTGACATTTGTGTGGCAACGCCTGGTCGCCTGGCTGACTTCATTGAGCGTTGCAAGGTCGAGCTCAAATGTGTCAAGTATCTGGTTTTGGACGAAGCTGATCGCATGCTTGATATGGGTTTCGCACCCCAAATCCGAAACATCGTCAACAACAGGTCCATGCCTCAGGTGGGAAGACAGACCGTGATGTTCAGTGCTACGTTTCCCAAAGAGATTCAGCAACTGGCACGCGATTTCTTGCACGACTACCTCTACTTGGCGGTTGGTCGCGTGGGGTCAACCAACGAGTTCATTCGACAGCGCCTGTTGTATGCTGACGAGGAGCAGAAAAACCGCTACCTCATTAAGCTTCTCAGAGAAAACGCTAATGGCCTCGTGCTGATATTCGTGGAGACGAAAAGGCGCGCGGATACTATCGAGGCCTTCTTGCTGAGGGAAAATTTCATGGCGGTCAACATTCACGGTGACCGCAGTCAGCAGGATCGCGAagaggcgctgcgcctgtTCAAGACGGGCGAACGCCCCATCCTTGTGGCTACAGACGTCGCGGCAAGAGGTTTGGACATCAACAACATCACACACGTGATCAACTGCGACCTGCCGTCAAACATCGATGACTATGTGCACCGCATCGGTCGTACCGGTCGCGCGGGTAACGTAGGTATTGCCACCTCGCTGGTCAACGAGACCAACCGAGGAATCTTGAGAGACTTGCTTGCCCTGTTGGAGGAATCCAATCAAGAGGTTCCTCAGTGGTTCCAAAAAATGGTTACCGCTCAAGCATTTTCATCCGGTGGCCGCGACCACGGGAAGCGTTCATCGGGCGGGAAATTCAGCCGCCAATTTGTCTCCCGCGATGTGCGCGGCCACGCTGAGTCCGTTACTTTTAACCAGGGGACTAAAGGTCGCGGAAATAGCGGATACTCTCAGCAGAACAAGAATTCTGCCTTCCACGAAGCGGACGATGAATGGTGGTGA
- a CDS encoding high mobility group protein-like protein NHP1, putative codes for MAPNSKSTIKKGKRTKKDPNAPKRALSSYMFFAKEKRGEIIAKNPEMAKDVAAVGKLIGSAWNALGEADKAPYEKLAEEDRARYEREKAEYAKKN; via the coding sequence ATGGCACCCAACTCCAAGTCAACGATTAAGAAGGGAAAGAGGACCAAAAAAGACCCGAACGCTCCCAAGCGCGCCCTGTCCTCCTACATGTTCTTTGCGAAGGAGAAGCGCGGCGAAATAATCGCGAAAAACCCTGAGATGGCCAAGGATGTTGCCGCTGTGGGAAAGCTGATCGGCTCAGCCTGGAACGCTCTCGGCGAGGCCGATAAGGCTCCCTACGAAAAGCTAGCTGAGGAAGACCGCGCCAGGTACGAGAGGGAGAAGGCAGAGTACGCCAAGAAGAATTAA
- a CDS encoding origin recognition complex subunit 1, putative, with product MLTPFLVRSKASDSVSPLSNRSSVLSQRASPCSTPRQLTITGLHDDDRSKYTPCGNVVVELDGKKFYHAVRKGVDLIKVGDSVDVVVRFVNSEKCITRLAKIAAIFQDGRGEMKAEVAYYYDTNDVIPGVHRRFIANKSRLYIHKNSNWRGFTHHNEVVASNEFEFITVDAIDEVITVHENLEAYQAAVDAAGDEAGHYFCQVVCYTESYALKPFDSKSQWRQVMLESSEFHRVYHMGFMESPTGRLQAICADKGKVILGREEEAATIRTFIETGIRQGGTGQLLYVSGVPGTGKTATVNMIVREISDKKLSAKLPWFDLVEINGVHLVDPNDFYRILYGKLMKKSAVNHIAAYKELDEYFMNNQTPCVLIIDEADYIVTRKQKVLFTIFDWPSRRKSKLIVVIISNTMDLPSRMKASCVSRLAFGSLVFQPYRYQQILDVLSSQEDIKSAIDPVALQLCARRVTNYSGDMRKALQICKLALATAKDGKVSTAEMNRVSNTVLSSAAVESLQHQSDAMSCLLVALVLELRETQLSVACARKVYHAFRGMMAVMKPEFGKSISLDTYRQLLVSASLSGIISLEPSAFNELNTKRRLQLYEELGEELGDTAIVPEIDVGHIITALSRNPYWEQKLRDL from the exons ATGTTGACTCCTTTCCTGGTTAGATCGAAAGCTTCCGACAGTGTCTCGCCATTGTCTAATCGCTCTTCCGTGCTTTCACAGCGCGCGTCACCGTGTTCGACGCCGAGGCAACTGACAATTACCGGACTGCATGACGACGATAGGTCGAAGTACACCCCTTGTGGTAATGTCGTCGTTGAACTCGACGGCAAGAAGTTCTACCACGCAGTTCGGAAGGGCGTAGACCTCATCAAGGTCGGTGATTCTGTCGATGTTGTTGTACGCTTTGTTAACTCGGAGAAGTGCATTACGCGGCTCG CTAAAATCGCAGCGATCTTCCAAGATGGCCGTGGCGAGATGAAGGCAGAGGTAGCGTACTACTACGACACAAACGATGTTATACCCGGAGTGCACCGCCGATTCATAGCCAACAAATCACGCCTGTATATACACAAGAATTCGAATTGGCGGGGTTTTACGCATCACAATGAGGTGGTTGCATCTAATGAG TTCGAATTTATTACGGTGGACGCGATAGATGAAGTCATAACCGTGCACGAAAATTTGGAAGCCTATCAGGCAGCTGTTGACGCGGCGGGTGATGAGGCCGGCCACTACTTCTGCCAGGTAGTCTGCTACACGGAGAGCTATGCGCTGAAACCGTTCGACTCGAAGTCTCAGTGGAGGCAGGTAATGCTGGAAAGTAGTGAGTTCCACCGAGTATATCACATGGGCTTCATGGAATCTCCAACTGGCCGATTGCAAGCAATATGCGCCGACAAAGGGAAGGTAATATTGGGGCG ggaggaggaggctGCCACAATCAGGACCTTCATAGAGACAGGAATACGACAGGGTGGCACCGGTCAGCTGCTTT ACGTGAGCGGGGTGCCGGGTACCGGTAAGACGGCAACTGTCAACATGATAGTACGCGAAATATCGGATAAAAAGCTAAGCGCTAAGCTCCCCTGGTTCGATCTCGTGGAGATAAATGGTGTGCACCTTGTGGACCCCAACGATTTTTATCGCATCCTGTATGGCAAG CTGATGAAGAAATCGGCGGTGAAccacattgccgcctacAAAGAGCTAGATGAGTATTTCATGAACAATCAGACGCCATG CGTGCTGATCATTGACGAAGCAGACTACATCGTCACCCGCAAGCAAAAGGTGCTGTTTACAATCTTCGACTGGCCCTCAAGAAGGAAGTCAAAGCTGATCGTAGTTATCATCTCTAACACTATGGATCTACCTAGTCGCATGAAGGCGTCGTGCGTGAGCCGCCTGGCATTCGGCTCCCTGGTGTTCCAACCTTATCGGTACCAGCAAATCTTGGATGTGCTGTCCTCCCAAGAGGACATAAAGTCGGCTATTGACCCagtcgcgctgcagctgtgTGCCCGCAGGGTGACTAATTACAGCGGAGATATGCGCAAGGCGCTCCAGATTTGTAAGCTGGCATTGGCGACGGCTAAAGATGGCAAGGTGTCAACCGCAGAGATGAATCGCGTTTCTAACACAGTGCTAAGTTCAGCCGcagtggagtcgctgcaaCACCAGTCCGATGCCATGTCGTGCCTCCTGGTGGCTCTCGTTCTGGAGCTGCGTGAGACGCAACTTTCCGTCGCATGCGCGCGCAAAGTCTACCACGCGTTCCGAGGAATGATGGCCGTGATGAAACCGGAATTTGGGAAGAGCATTTCCCTCGACACATATAGACAGCTGCTTGTATCTGCATCACTGTCTGGCATCATTTCGCTGGAGCCCTCCGCATTCAACGAGCTTAACACGAAACGCAGGCTGCAGCTGTACGAGGAACTAGGGGAGGAGCTGGGGGACACCGCAATAGTGCCGGAGATCGACGTTGGGCATATAATTACGGCTTTGTCGAGAAACCCGTACTGGGAGCAGAAGCTTCGTGACCTGTAG